From Diceros bicornis minor isolate mBicDic1 chromosome 17, mDicBic1.mat.cur, whole genome shotgun sequence, the proteins below share one genomic window:
- the LOC131415645 gene encoding olfactory receptor 6C3-like — MKNRTVPTEFILLGLSDDPELQTVIFLFLMITYILSVTGNLTIITLTLVDSHLQSPMYFFLRNFSVLEISFTTVCIPRFLSTIITRDKTISYNNCTAQLFFFIFMGITEFYLLTAMSYDRYVAICKPLHYTTIMNKRVCVLLVFCAWLAGFLNIFPPVILFLQLDYCGCNVIDHFACDYFPLLQLSCSDTRLLEVIGFYSAIVILLFTLALIILSYLFIIRIILKLPSASQRKKAFSTCSSHMIVISISYGSCIFMYANPSAKEKASLTKGVAVLNTSVAPMMNPFIYTLRNQQVKQAFKDTIRKVMLSSGK, encoded by the coding sequence ATGAAAAACCGCACAGTACCCACAGAATTCATCCTTCTAGGGCTGTCAGATGACCCTGAGCTTCAGactgtgatttttctctttttaatgatCACATATATATTAAGTGTCACTGGAAATTTGACCATCATCACTCTCACCTTGGTGGACTCCCATCTACAGAGCCCTATGTATTTCTTCCTCAGGAACTTCTCTGTATTGGAAATATCCTTTACAACTGTCTGTATTCCCAGATTTCTGAGCACAATTATCACCAGGGACAAAACTATTTCATACAATAATTGTACAGCTCAGttgtttttcttcatcttcatgGGTATAACTGAATTTTATCTTCTAACTGCCATGTCCtatgatcgctatgtggccatctgcaaacccctGCATTACACAACCATCATGAACAAGAGAGTCTGTGTATTGCTTGTCTTCTGTGCTTGGCTGGCAGGATTCTTAAACATCTTCCCCCCAGTTATACTTTTCCTCCAGTTAGATTACTGTGGCTGCAATGTCATCGATCACTTTGCTTGTGACTATTTCCCCCTCTTGCAGTTATCCTGCTCAGACACACGGCTCCTAGAAGTGATTGGGTTTTACTCTGCAATAGTGATTTTGCTTTTCACTCTGGCATTAATAATTCTATCCTACCTGTTCATCATTAGAATAATTCTGAAACTGCCTTCCGCCAGTCAGAGAAAAAAGGCATTTTCCACATGCTCCTCTCACATGATTGTCATTTCCATCTCTTATGGAAGCTGCATATTCATGTATGCCAATCCTTCAGCCAAAGAAAAGGCATCGTTGACTAAAGGAGTAGCCGTTCTGAATACTTCTGTTGCTCCTATGATGAATCCGTTTATATATACCCTGCGGAACCAGCAAGTAAAACAAGCCTTTAAGGATACCATCCGAAAGGTTATGCTTTCCTCTGGTAAATGA